Below is a genomic region from Longimicrobium sp..
AGCGACTTGGGGACGAGTTCGCTGAGCACCATCGCCAGCACCGTGAGCACGACGAGGATCACGCCGGCCGCGGTGGAAAGCGCGGCGGGGCGCTCCATCCCCCACAATCGCTGGAAGAGGCCAGCGAGGGGCCCGGCCAGGGTGGCCTGCCCGTAGGCGCCGATGATCAGTGAGGTGAGGGTGATGCCGATCTGGCAGGCGGCGATGTAGTGGTCCAGCGCCGCGGGATCGTCCAGGTACGGGAGCAGGCGGATGGCCGACACGTCGCCCTGCTCGGCGCGCTGGCGGATGCGGCTGCGGCGCACGCTGACGGCCGCGAACTCGGCGGCCACGTACAGCGCCGTGAGCGCGATCAGCGCCAGGATGATCAGGATGGAAAGGACCATCAGCGGGGGGCGCACGCGGGAGCGGGCCCAACGCCGGGGGGGCGGTGGGGTGTCCCTGTGCGGACCGGTCTTGTGTTCGGGTTCGGAAACACGCTCATTGGGGAGTCGGCGAACGCAGGGAGCACGCCACGGCGCCGGACGGACGGGCGGCACCCCACGTCCCGTGGAGGGTACGTGTTGCGCGAACCCCCCGCAAGGCGATCCATTCAACGTTCGCGAAAGGCGCAGGGCGCCTTCGGATCGTCAACGCGACTTCAACGGCTTGGGATGGACCAGGAAACCGCACTCAGCGACAAGCTGCGCGACCGAATCTTGAGCGCCCTGCACCTGGGGCTGCTCCAGCCGGGCGACCGCCTGCCCAGCATCCGTGCCCTGTGGCGCGAGATGGGGGTGGACCACCGGGTGGTGGCCCAGGCCTACCGGATTCTGGAGGACGAGGGGCTTGTGGAGGTACGCGGCCGCTCGGGCGTGTACCTGGCCCCGCAGGACCAGCTGGGCGGCGAGGTGCTGGCCGAGACGGCGCGGTGGATGGCGGGGGTGCTGGTGGAGGGGTGGAAGCGGCGGATGACGCTGGCCGAGATCCCCGAACTCATCCGCCGCTGCACCAGCACCGTGCCCCTGCGCTGCGCCGTCGTGGAATCCAACGTCGACCAGATGACGGTGTACAGCGCCGAGCTCGAGGAGCAGTTCGGGCTGACGGCGGTGCCCGTCTACATCTCGCCCGTGCCCCTTCCCCGCCCCGACCGCTCGGTGGAGTTCCACGCGGTGGAAGAGGCCATCCGCTCGGCGGACCTGGTGGTGACCACCAGCTACCACTCGCGGCTGGTGCGCAAGGCGGCCGAGAACGTGAACGTGCCCTCGGTGACGCTGACGGTGAACGCCGAGGTGGTGGAGACGGTGCAGCGGGAGATCCGCACGGGCGGGGTGACGCTGGTGTGCGTGGACCCGGAGTTCGGCAACCGGCTGCGCGCCATGTACGCCGACGCCAGCGAGGGCGAGCAGATCCGCGTGGTGCTGGCGGACGACGAGGAGGCCCGCGCGGCGCTGGACCCGTCGGAGCCGGTGATCCTCACCCGGGCGGCCCGGGCGCAGCTGGGCGCGGGGGTGCAGCTTCCGCCCCTGCTGCTCCCCCACTCGCCCACCTTTTCGGCGCACACCGCGCGCGAACTGCTGCAGCTGATCATCCGCCTGAACCTGGCCGCGGCGGAGCGGCAGGACGCCACGCAGCTGCTGGCCGGCACCGAGTAGCAGAGCGGCGACGGCCTGGAGTGTAGAAGGCGCGCGGCCCCTTGGGGGTCGCGCGCCTTCGCCGTTCTCCCCCTCTCCGCACGGCTGTTTGTGCGGGGAGGGGGCCGGGGGGAGGGGCGCTGTTGCGTTCCCTGGACGCAGCGGCTAGCGTACTCGGAATCAGGCGCACCCCGCGCCAGCGGCCCGGTACCCGGAGGCTTCACCCTTGGAAGGCATCCGGCTCACCCTGTACGTGGCGGGCGAAAGCTCCCGGTCGCAGGCCGCGGAGCGCAACCTTCGCGCGCTCTGCCGCGGCCTTCGCGGCGCCGACCTGCGCGTGGTGGACGTGGTGCACGACCCAGACGCCGCCGAGCACGCCCGCATTCTCACCACTCCCACGGTAGTCCGCGAACACCCCGCGCCGCCCCGCCGCGTTACCGGCGACCTGGGCGACGCGGCGCGCGTGCTGGCCGCGCTGGACCTGCACACGGACACCGACCCATGAGCCACGACACGGCAGGCGTCACCAAGCTGCCCACCGGCATCTCCGGCCTGGACCACATCACCGAGGGCGGGCTGCCCCGCGGCCGCTCCACGCTCGTCGCCGGCACGGCGGGGAGCGCCAAGACCGTCTTCGCCACCCAGTTCCTGGCCGCCGGAATCGAGGAGTTCGGCGAGGCCGGCGTCTTCGTAACCTTCGAAGACGGCGTCGACGACATCCGCCGCAACATGCGCGGCTTCGGGTGGGACATCGAAGGATGGGAGCGCGACGGCAAGTGGGCGTTCGTCGACGCGTCGCCCCATCCCGACGGCGGCGAGGTGATCGTGGGCGAGTACGACCTGGGCGGCCTGATGGCCCGCATCCGGGGCGCCGTCGAACGCGTCGGGGCGAAGCGGGTGTCGCTGGACTCGCTCAACGCGCTCTTCGTGCAGTACCGCGAGCACGCCCTGCTGCGCGGCGAGATGTTCCGCATCACCCGCCTGGTCAAGGAGATGGGCGTCACCGTCATCTTCACCGGCGAGCGGCGCGAGGAGTACGGCGAGGTCAGCCGCCACGGACTGGAGGAGTTCGTGGCCGACAACGTCGTCATTCTTCGCAACCTGCTGATGGACGAGCGACGCCGCCGCACGATCGAGCTGCTGAAGATGCGGGGCGCGCCCCACCAGCGCGGCGAGTTTCCCTTTACCGTCACGCCCGACCGGGGGATCGTGGTCGTCCCCATCTCCGGGATCCCGCTGACGCAGAGCTCGTCCACCGTGCGCATCACCTCGGGGAGCGACGAGCTGGACCGGATGTGCGGGGGCGGCTTCTTCCGCGACTCCATCATCCTGCTTTCGGGCGCCACGGGAACGGGAAAGACGCTCACCGTCACCCAGTTCCTGGCGGGCGGGGTGAAGAAGGGGGAGCGCTGCCTGCTGTTCGCCTTCGAGGAAAGCCGCGACCAGCTGTTCCGCAACGCCGCCGCGTGGGGGTACGACTTCGCGAAGATGGAGGAGGACGGGACGCTGAAGGTGGTGAACCAGTATCCGCACGCGATGTCGATGGAAGACCACCTGCTGATGATGCGCGACACCATCCGCGACTTCGAGCCCAACCGGGTGGCGGTGGACTCGCTGTCGGCGCTGGAGCGGGTGACCAGCGTGCGCAGCTTCCGCGAGTTCGTCATCGGCCTCACCTCGTTCCTCAAGCAGCAGGAAACCGCGGGGCTGTTCACGTCCACCACGCCGTCGCTGCTGGGGGGATCGTCCGTGACGGAGAAGCACATCTCCACGCTGACGGATACCATCATCCTGCTGCGCTACGTAGAAACGCACGGACAGATGCGGCGGGCACTGACCGTGCTGAAGATGCGCGGCTCGGCGCACGAGCACGACATCCGCGAATACACCATCGACGGCACGGGGATGAACCTGGGCGAGCCGTTCAGAGAGATTTCGGGGATCCTGTCCGGCCACCTCGTGCAGGGTGAGGCCGAGGGATCGGACTCCGGGCCGGCCGCGGGCGGCTGACCCATGCAGGCCACGCCCTCGTCCGGCGACGCGCGGCTGCGCACCATCATCGACCGCCTGGCCGATGGGGTGCTGATCGTGGCG
It encodes:
- a CDS encoding GntR family transcriptional regulator produces the protein MDQETALSDKLRDRILSALHLGLLQPGDRLPSIRALWREMGVDHRVVAQAYRILEDEGLVEVRGRSGVYLAPQDQLGGEVLAETARWMAGVLVEGWKRRMTLAEIPELIRRCTSTVPLRCAVVESNVDQMTVYSAELEEQFGLTAVPVYISPVPLPRPDRSVEFHAVEEAIRSADLVVTTSYHSRLVRKAAENVNVPSVTLTVNAEVVETVQREIRTGGVTLVCVDPEFGNRLRAMYADASEGEQIRVVLADDEEARAALDPSEPVILTRAARAQLGAGVQLPPLLLPHSPTFSAHTARELLQLIIRLNLAAAERQDATQLLAGTE
- a CDS encoding circadian clock KaiB family protein, giving the protein MEGIRLTLYVAGESSRSQAAERNLRALCRGLRGADLRVVDVVHDPDAAEHARILTTPTVVREHPAPPRRVTGDLGDAARVLAALDLHTDTDP
- the kaiC gene encoding circadian clock protein KaiC, translating into MSHDTAGVTKLPTGISGLDHITEGGLPRGRSTLVAGTAGSAKTVFATQFLAAGIEEFGEAGVFVTFEDGVDDIRRNMRGFGWDIEGWERDGKWAFVDASPHPDGGEVIVGEYDLGGLMARIRGAVERVGAKRVSLDSLNALFVQYREHALLRGEMFRITRLVKEMGVTVIFTGERREEYGEVSRHGLEEFVADNVVILRNLLMDERRRRTIELLKMRGAPHQRGEFPFTVTPDRGIVVVPISGIPLTQSSSTVRITSGSDELDRMCGGGFFRDSIILLSGATGTGKTLTVTQFLAGGVKKGERCLLFAFEESRDQLFRNAAAWGYDFAKMEEDGTLKVVNQYPHAMSMEDHLLMMRDTIRDFEPNRVAVDSLSALERVTSVRSFREFVIGLTSFLKQQETAGLFTSTTPSLLGGSSVTEKHISTLTDTIILLRYVETHGQMRRALTVLKMRGSAHEHDIREYTIDGTGMNLGEPFREISGILSGHLVQGEAEGSDSGPAAGG